GCGCTCAAGAGCCGTCTGGAGGGCCTGCAAGGTGCTGCTGAGTGACCTGATCGCCGACCTGCGGCTCGACCTGTCCGATCCGGGCGCATCTCTCTTCGAGGACCAGACTCTGGAGAGATGCGTCCGGAAGGCCGTTTTCCGGGTCGGGCGCGACCTCGACCAATCGCTGTCGGTCACGGCCGGAGAGATCACCCCCGATCCCACCGGCGAGGTCCGCGAGCTCCTGGTGATCATGGCGCAGATCCACGCCTGCCAGGTCATGCGTTCGGCCACCGCCAACGCCTTCTCCTTTTCCAGCGGCGACAAGAGAGTGGACAAAACCGGACAGCCCGGCCACTGGGCCAAGCTCGAGGCCGATCTGCTCGCCGACTACCGGCAGCGGCTCACCGAGCTGCGTCCGGCCACCCAGCTCGATCAGGAATCCTACATCCTGACCCCGAGCGGCCTCACGCCGGTCATCTACGAACAAGGGATCGACCTCGATGTTGTTGAATGACCGGGAACGCACCGAAGCCGTCGCCGACGTCGCCCGGCTGATCCTCTCCTCGGGTCAGACCGCACGCGTCCTGCGCGTGGTTCCCGGCGAGCGGCTCTACGGCACCGACGATGCCGAATACACTGAAATCTCCGTCGTCCCCCTCGAACTGAACGAAACCCCGCCGGAGGAGCTGAGCGGAAAGATCGACGCGCTCGCCTGTGTCCTTCCGGATGCCGACGTCCGGGGTGAAGACCGCCTGGCCGCAGACAGGGAAACCTATCGCATACAGAGTGTGGAAGAAGAACACTTCTTTGGCACCGTCACCCACAAGAACCTGCAACTGGTGAAGCTCAATGGGCGTTAGGCGGACCGGTGACTGGGACAAGGCCCGCGCCAAGCTGACCACCGGCATGGGGCCGCGCCTGGCCACGGCCCTGCGTCAGGCCACGATCCGCAACGCACTTTTTCTGGTGCGCGAGATCCAGCGGGGGATTCGCTCCCAGGCCCCTGGCGGACAGGCCTTCGTGAAACTCGCCGCAAGCACTATCGAGCGCAAAGGTTCCAGCAAGGCGCTCATCGACACAGGCTTTCTCGTCAACGCCATCACCCAGAAGATCATGGCCGACAAGGCGTTCGTCGGCCTGCTGCGCGGCACTGTCAACAAGGACGGGGAAGACATGGTGAACATCGGTGCCGTCATGGAGTACGGGGCCACCATCAAACATCCGAACGGCGCGACCATCGTCATCCCCGCCAGACCCTTTCTGCATCCGGTGATGGAGAAGTATCGCGAACAGATCCTCCAGAACTATCGCGAGGCGATCCGCTCCGCGCTTTGAGCCTCCGACACATCGCCAGCGCTTCCGGTAAGTAACCAGGCAGAAAACGGAGGCGTCCCTTGAGCACGATACAGACCGTCACAGAAACCCTGATCCGCCTGGCCAAACAGGCCATCCACCCGGACACCGTGCTGGTGTTCCCGGATGACCTGTTCGAGGTCCAGCGTACCCCCAGCGTCATCCTCCAGGGGCCGAAGCTGGCGGAAGACCGTTTCCGCCGCAGCCAGAGCCGCCTGTTCGAGAAGAATGTCGCGGAGCTGAGTTTCGAGGAGTGCCGGTTTCCCCGGCTCTATCACCTCGATTTCGACCTGGTGGTGACCGTGGACCGGGAGGCCGAACTGCTCGGTTTTCACGAATCGGTGTCGCGGTTCCTCCAGCTTCACCCGGAGATCGCCATCGCCGACCAGGGCAGCCTGAACCTTACCGAACTGGTTCCTCTGGGCGGCCTGGCCCGGGTGAACCTCTCCAACCTCCGGCAGAGCTCCGGACGCATCCGCATCGAATCCTGCCCGGTGTACGACGGCGACCTGCGCGACGGTCGGCTGATCCGGGACCGGACCTTCCAGTTTCACGGCGACGTGACAGAGCAACGAACCATTCAACCGTAAAGGAGAACAACCGTGATCGAGATCAGAAACCTGCAGTTCCAACCCCTGACGTTCAACCTCTCCGGCCAGGGAACCCTCCACCTCGGGCCGCGAGAACGCAAGAGCATCGCCCGCAAGGACCTCTCCGCCGAGATCAAGACCGCCGGAAAACGCGGACTGGTGCGCATCACCGACCTGACCGGCGGCGCGGAACCGGAGCCGGAAAAGCCCACGGCGACCGAGGACGCCGGAACCGATGAGGCCAAGACCACCAGCAAGCGGAGGAAATAACCATGCCGACCTATCTATCGCCCGGGATTTACACCCGGGAAACGGACTTCAGTTTCTATGTGAAGCAGATCTCGACCTCGTCGGCTGCCATGGTCGGAGTGGCCGAGAAAGGCCCGATCAACAAGCCCGTGCTGGTGACGAGCTGGGAACAGTTCATCAACCGTTTCGGCTCCTATATCAACGAAAGCTATCTGGCCTACGCCGCACGGGCGTTTTTCGACAACGGCGGGTCGGTCCTCTACGTCACCCGCATCGCCCATCTCACCGACTCCACCGACCGGGACACCCTGACGGCGCTCAAATCTTCCATTGTGCTGCAGAACCGGGAGGCGACGCCCGCCGACGCCCTGCGGATCGAGGCCGTGAACGAAGGCGTCTGGGGCGACCGACTCTCCATCTCCATCGAGGACGGTTCTCTCGATCCGGCCAATCATTTCAACCTGGTGGTCCGGCACAAAGGCGATGTGGTCGAGGTGTTCAAGGATCTGAGCATGGACGAGACGCTGCCGAACCATGTGGAGCTGGCGATCAACGAACGTTCGGATTTCATCCTGGTCCAGGATCTGGCCGCAGCAATGGGAACGCCCGGCGACCGTCCGGCATTGGGCGTGTTCACGCTCAGCGGCGGCGACAATGGTCTGACCGATCTGGCCGATGCGGACTTCATCGGCGATCCCTCGCAGCATACCGGCCTCTATGGCTTTGACGAGATCGACGCCCTGAACCTGTTGATGGTCCCCGGCGTCACGACGGTGCCGGTGATCAACGCCGGAATCGCCTATGCCGAAGGGCGCAAGGACCTGCTGTTCATGGCCGACACGCCCATGCATTTGGAGCCGCTCGAAGCGGTCGACTTCCGCAAGGGACAAGGGATGTACAGCCACGCGGCCTTCAACTCCTCCTACGCGGCGCTCTATTACCCCTGGCTGGAGATCAGCGATCCGGTGAACTCGCGCAAGAAGCTGGTGCCGCCCTGCGGCGCGGTGGCGGGATGCATCGCCCGCAGCGACCAGAAGACCAACGTCTGGAACGCGCCCGCCGGTATCGACCGTGGCCGCATCTTCAATACGCTCTCCCTGGCCTACAAGACCAGCCGAGGCGAACGCGATGTGCTCTATCCGGAGGGGGTCAACGTGATTGCCGTGTTCCCCGACACCGGCATTAACATCTGGGGGCAGAAGACGCTGCAGAGCCAGCCCTCGGCCGTGGACCGCATCAACGTCCGCCGTTTGATGATGTTCATGGAGGAAGCCATCTCGGAATCCTCCCGCTTCGTGGTGTTCGAACCGAACCATCCCCAGACCTGGCGTGCCCTCGGCCGCCTGATCAACCCCTTCCTGCAGGACATCAAGGACAAGGGCGGCCTCTACGACTTCGCCTTCCAGTGCGACGAGGAGACCAATACCCCGGCGGTCATCGACCGCAACGAAATGGTGGCCCGCGTGTTCGTCAAGCCGACCAAGACGGCGGAGTTCATCGAGCTGAACTTCATCCTGACCAGCACCGGCGCGGACTTCAAAGAAATCATCTAACGGGAGAACACGGCTATGAGAAGCGGAAACATGCCCAAGAGCCTTTACCAGAACTGGCAGTTCGCCATCGAGGTAAACGGCTTCGACGTGGCCCTGTTCCACAAGGGACAGGAGCCCAAAACAGAATTCGAGGAAGTGGCCTTTGCCCCGGCTGGTTCGATGTTCGACCAGAAGGTGGCGGGGCGGGTCAAGTTCGAGGATATCACCCTCGAAAAAGGAAACCTGCAGGACGGCTCCGACGAGGCGGCCCGCGAATGGATCAAGAAACAGGTGGACGTGAACGCCGTCACCGGCGGTCTTCCGGCCGACTACATGCGCGACATCGATGTTGTCCGCTACGACCGCACCGGCAACGAGACCCGCCGCTGGACCCTGCATGGGGCCTGGGTGAAGGCGCTCGAATACGACGAGCTCGAGGGCGGCAACACCGAGAACACCATCGAGAAGCTCACCATCTGCTTCCAATACTGGACCTAAACCGGAGGATCGACCATGTACAGCTTTGAACTGCCAAGCGGCACTGAACTCGAGCTCCGGGAAATGACCGGGGCCGAGGAAGAACTGCTCACCAACCAGCGCCTGATCCGTTCCGGAGAGGCGATCAACCAGGTGCTCCGCAACTGTTTCGTCCGGCTGGGCGAGAAGACCGATCCCGATCTTTCCGAGGTGATGAACCTGCTCTCGGGTGACCGGCTGTTCGCCCTGGTCCGCCTGCGCCAGATTTCCCTCGGTGACGAGGTTGAACTGGAGCTGAGCTGCCCGAACAGCGCCTGCCGCATGACCAACTTCGTGACCATCAATCTCGAGGATCTCAAGGTCACCCCCTACGGCGAGGAGCGGGAGTTCGCCTTCAAGCTGCCCGGCTCGAAAAAAAACGTGCGCTTCGGATATCTCGACGGCCACAAGGAAAAGCGTCTGGCCAGCCTGCGCGAGCCCAACATCACCTCGGCCATGCTCATCCGCGTCCTCGACATCGACGGCAAGGCTCCCTCCAAGAAGAGCCTGGCGGAAATGTCGATGCGCGACCGCAACGCGCTGCGGCAGGAGATGTCGCGGGTCGACGCGGGAATCGACACCTCGGTCGAAACCGAATGCGATGGCTGCGGCACCAAGATCCGCACCCGTCTGGAGGCCGAACCGGCTTTTTTGTTCCCAGGAGTTCGCTTGTAAGCGACGCATTCTTTCTCGCTTACGGCGGACTACACTGGAGCTGGTCGGAAACCCGCTCGCTGCCACTCAGGGTCCGGCGTCAGTTCGTCGAGGCCCTCGAGCGGCAGATTGATTTTGAACGTGAGCAAACGGAACGGCGATAGATGAACGGCGATCTCGGACTGGGCATAGTGGTATCGATGAAGGATGCGTTCTCGCAGAACGCGCAGCGCATCCGTGGCTCCATGATGGACCTCGATTCCACCGTGGCGGATGCCAGCGAGCGGATGACCCGCAACCTGGACCGCATCCAGCAAGGCACCATGATGCTGGGGGCGGGACTGGCCCTGATGGCGGTACCCGCCGCCCTGGTCGCCTCCACCGCCGCGACCCAGAAGGCTCTGGGCGAGCTGGCGTCCCTCGGCGTGCAGGACCTCCGGGCCATCGAGGACGCCGCAGAATCCTTCACCAACCAGTGGTCCGGTGCCGACAAGGCGGCGTTCATCACCGCCACCTACGACGTGAAATCGGCCCTGTCCAACCTCAGCGACGAGGCGGTGGGCGTCTTCACCTCCATGGCCGCCATGACCGCCAAGGCGACCAAGGCCACCACCCAGGAGATGGTCGGCACCTTCACCACGGCCTACGGGATCTTCAAGCCCATCATGGCCGACATGAACGACATGGAATGGGCGACCGCCTTTTCCGGAGCCATGGCGCAGACCGTGGCCTCGTTCAAGACCAACGGCACCCAGATGGCCGACGCCATCAAGAACATCGGCGCGGTGGCGGCCGCGAGCAATATTCCGCTGAACGAGCAGCTCGCCGTGCTCGGCCAGCTCCAGACCACCATGCCCGGCTCCGAGGCGGGCACGCTGTACAAAGCGTTCATCATGAAGGCGGCCGAGGCCGGTGACGAGCTTGGCCTGTCCTTCACCGACACCAGCGGCCGTCTTAAGGGCGTGGTTCCCATCCTGCAGGAGATCAAACGCCAGTTCCCCGATCTCTCCAACGCCGCCGCCCAGGTGAAGCTGAAGAAGGCCTTCGGCTCCGACGAGGCGGTCAAGTTCCTGCTGCAGATGTCGGCGGGCATGGAGAGCCTCGAAGGCAATATCCAGTCGGTGGGCCGGGCCATGAAGACCGGCACGGCGGTCACCGAACAGATGGCCGACGCCATGAACCAGGACATCGGAGCCCGGTTCCTGCTCCTGCGCCAGCAGGTGGCCAACCTCAGCGAAATCCTGGGACGCACTCTGCTACCGGTGGTCACGCCGGTGATCAACGGCGTCTCCCGCTTCATTCTGTTCCTGCAACGCATGGCTAAATCGATGCCGGGCGTGACCCGGGTGGTCCTGGGGCTGTCCATGGCCCTCGGCACCATTCTGGTCGTGGCCGGAGCCGTCACCGCCGCCGTAGGCATGGTGGGACTCATGCTGCCCGCCATCAAGGCCGGGTTCGTGGCCATCAGCGCCGCACTCGCCGGAGTGGGTTCGGCGGTCGCGACCTATTTTCTGCCTGTTACCGCCATCATCGCGGGCGTGATCCTCTCGGTGTATCTCCTCAAACGCGCCTGGGAAACCAACTTCGGCGGCATTCAGGAGATCATCACCGGGTCCTGGAACAAGGTCTCGCTGGTCTTCCAGGGGATCAGGGAGCTGGTGGGCTCGCTCAGCGGCGGTGTCGGACAGATGTCGGCCGAACTGGCCCAGAAGCTCGAATCCGCCGGGCTGTTGGGCTTCGTGGTCACCGTCTTCAAGGCCTATTACCGGGTTCGTGAGGCCATGGCCGGATTGTGGGGCGCGTTCTCCCATGCCTTTGGCCGCATCCGCGCCATCCTCGAACCGACCGTCCGCACCCTGATGAGTGCCTATGCGGCGCTGGCCAGCGCGGTCTTTTCGGTGGTGGAGATCTTCGGCGTGGCCGCCAGCGCCACCGATGGGTCGTCCTGGCGCACCTTCGGCACTGTTATCGGCACCGTCGCCGGTGTGCTTCTTCAGGGGCTGGCATTCGCCCTGAAGATCGTGGCCTGGAACCTGTCGCTCATCGTCCGAGCCCTGGCGGTGGTGGTGCGCAGCGTGGTCTGGGTCGGCAAGGTCATCGTCGGGTCCCTGGTCGGAGCGGCCAAGTTTATCTACAAGTTCCTGTTGCCCGTGCGCATGATCGGCGAGGCCTTCGTGGCCGCCGGAAAGATCGTCTATGCGGTCTGGCAGGTGCTGACCGGCGACATTTCCCTGCTGGACGGTCTCAAGGCCATTGGCGGCGCGGTCTACGATTTTGTTGCCACCCCGTTCCGCTGGGCGCGGGATGTGGTGGTCGGTGTCTGGAATTTCATTTCCGGCATCTTCACCTCCATCGGACACATGGTGGCCGACGCCGCCGGACAGATTGGCCAGGCGATTCTGAATCTGCCGATTATCAGCACCCTGCGTGAGCTGTTTGCCACCGTGCGCTCCCTCTTCGCCGGGGACACCACCTTCTTCGAGGCAGGCAAAAAGCTGCTGATCACCCTGGGCGAAGGGATCTGGTCGGCGGTGACCTATCCCTTCACCATGCTCAAGAACGCCCTGGGCAAGCTGCGCAATCTGCTGCCATTCTCCGATGCCCGCGAGGGACCACTCGCCATCCTGACCGCCTCCGGTTCCGCGTTGCTCAAGACCCTCGCCGACGGCATGAGCCTTACCCAGACGCTGCCCGCGAAAGTGTTCGGCTTCGCCGCTCGCGGGATTCTCTCGGCCGCTGCGGGAGCCTGGCAGCAGATCAAGACGGCGGGCGGAAACCTCATGGACGCCGCCTCGGCTCCCTTCCAGATGGCTGGAAAACTCTGGGATGGGTTGACCTCCGGGGCTCAAACCGTCGCGGCCAAGGCCGGTGCCATCTTCGGCGGTCTCAAACAATTCCTGTTTGGCGACACGCCCGTACTGTCGCTCAAACCGCCCCAGGTCAATGCCTGGGACGCGCTGGCCACGGGAGCCGTCAATCTCCGCGACCGGATCGTTGCCACGCTGTCGGCCGTGCCCGGCGCTGTCGGTCGAATCTTTACCAACGCCGGTGCCGAGGGGCAAACCCTCTGGCAGAGGCTTTCCAGTGGCGCGAGCGCGGGCATTCAGGCGATCAAGGAGCGCAGTGCCGGGATCACCAACGGTTTGCTCTCCTCCGCTCGCGCCATGCTGGGAGTCCAGACCCCGATTCCGCAGGTGGCCGAGCAGAAGGAACCGCTCAAGGCCGCGCCGCCCGCCGAATCGATTGGGCAACGCATCATCGAAAGCGTGCTGAGTCTCGTACCGCGTCTGGACGAGCGCCTGGTGCCCAAGGCCCTGAGCGCCATGCTGATGCTCCAGCCGGTCATGGCCACGGCCGCGCCGCCTCCGCAACCGATGAACGGCACCGTGCAGACCGTCGCGGCGGCCGTCGAGCCGGTAAGTAAGAGCTATATCCAGCCGTTCGCGGTGGAACCGGCACTGGAAAACGGAGATGCCTCTCTGGCTCCGGCCGGGATCGAGCGGCCCATGACCGCCGCTCCGACTCCGATAGCGAAGCCTTTGCAATCCGGGCTCACCGAGACGGTGCCTTCCGAACGGTTGATCGCTCCGGCTCGCACCGCTCCCGCGACACCGCTGCGCGGAGAGGAAGCCGGTCCGGGAGTGCGCGAACTGCTGGAATCCTTGCTCTCGCGCCTCGATGGCCTGGCCGACCGCCCGGTGGAATTGAGCGTGACCACCAACATCGATGGCCGGAAGGTGGCCGAGGCCGTCTACAAGGACCTGCGGGAGCGGAAGATCAGAAACTACGAAACCCTGTGAGAGGACCGATGAAACGCATCTTTGTCTGCAGCCCGTTCGCGGGCGACATAGCCCGAAACGTGAAGGTCGCCGAGGCACTTTGCCGCCAGGTCATGAGAAGCGGTCACGCGCCGTTCGCGCCGCATCTGCTATATCCGACCTTCACCGATGACAGCGTCACCGAGCAGCGAGAGACGGGCATCGCCTGCGGCCTGGCCTACATGGAATGTTGCGACGAAGTGTGGGCGTTCACCGGCAACGGCATTTCCAACGGCATGCGGCTGGAACTCGACCGGGCCGGACAACTGGGCAAGCCAATCATCGAGATCGCCGAGGTGTAAGGAATGGCATGGGATCAACAGCCCATCAAGGGATATCTGGTAGACGCCGACACGGGGGAGCGGCTCGAATTCCAGTACAACCCCAACTCCATCAGCGACGAGAAGTCGACCGACTACGCAACGATCAAAATCCCCGGCATGAGCCACCCGCGCTACCAGTACGTCGCCGGAGAACCGCGCCGGATCGCCTTCAAGGTCGAGCTGTTCAAGGGGCCGGTCAAACAGAAGGTCGACTGGCTCCGCTCGCTGCAATATCCGGAACACGCCGGAACCATGCTCAAGAACGCGCCGCACCGTGTGCTGCTCATCTTCGGCGATCTCTACCCCGGCGTGACCTGCATCGTCCGGCAGGTGAAGGCGCGGTTCTTCGGCCTGTTCGACCGGGACAACCTGCTGCCGCAACGGGCCGAGGTGGACATCGTCCTCGAGGAATATGTGGATCAGTCCATCAACTGGTCGGAGGTACGTTCATGATCGGCCGTGATTCCCGATACGCCCGCTGCGTTCTCTACCGGGACAGTGACGGCACCTCCCTCGGCATGCGCCAGCGCATCGACACCACCCCCAGACACGACGACCGCCTACACACCGTAGTCGAGGGCGACCGTCTGGATCTGCTCGCTCACCGCTATCTGGGTGATGCCCGGCTCTGGTGGATCATCTGCGACTACAACGACCTCTTTTTCCCGTTGGCGCTCGAGCCGGGTCTGGCGCTGCGCATTCCCTCCCGCGAACACGTCCAGATGCGCCTGCTCGACTGAAGCATCCGACACCTCGCCATGCCTTCCGGTAAGTAAGCAGGGAACTGCGAACCGCCGGAGAGACGCATGGATCTGGATACCTTCAAGCCGACATTTCTGATTCAGATCGAGGGGCAAGACCTCTCGAAGGACATCACCCAGGAGATCACCTCGTTCGTCTTCACCGACAACGAGGAGGAGCTGGATGTCCTCGAACTGTCGGTGACCGACCGCAACCTGCAGTTCGTCGACGATCCGCTGTTCCAGGAAGGCAACGAGATCG
This region of Desulforhabdus amnigena genomic DNA includes:
- a CDS encoding LysM peptidoglycan-binding domain-containing protein, coding for MIGRDSRYARCVLYRDSDGTSLGMRQRIDTTPRHDDRLHTVVEGDRLDLLAHRYLGDARLWWIICDYNDLFFPLALEPGLALRIPSREHVQMRLLD
- a CDS encoding DUF7768 domain-containing protein; translation: MKRIFVCSPFAGDIARNVKVAEALCRQVMRSGHAPFAPHLLYPTFTDDSVTEQRETGIACGLAYMECCDEVWAFTGNGISNGMRLELDRAGQLGKPIIEIAEV
- a CDS encoding CIS tube protein: MAWDQQPIKGYLVDADTGERLEFQYNPNSISDEKSTDYATIKIPGMSHPRYQYVAGEPRRIAFKVELFKGPVKQKVDWLRSLQYPEHAGTMLKNAPHRVLLIFGDLYPGVTCIVRQVKARFFGLFDRDNLLPQRAEVDIVLEEYVDQSINWSEVRS
- a CDS encoding phage tail protein, which codes for MPKSLYQNWQFAIEVNGFDVALFHKGQEPKTEFEEVAFAPAGSMFDQKVAGRVKFEDITLEKGNLQDGSDEAAREWIKKQVDVNAVTGGLPADYMRDIDVVRYDRTGNETRRWTLHGAWVKALEYDELEGGNTENTIEKLTICFQYWT
- a CDS encoding phage tail sheath C-terminal domain-containing protein, translating into MPTYLSPGIYTRETDFSFYVKQISTSSAAMVGVAEKGPINKPVLVTSWEQFINRFGSYINESYLAYAARAFFDNGGSVLYVTRIAHLTDSTDRDTLTALKSSIVLQNREATPADALRIEAVNEGVWGDRLSISIEDGSLDPANHFNLVVRHKGDVVEVFKDLSMDETLPNHVELAINERSDFILVQDLAAAMGTPGDRPALGVFTLSGGDNGLTDLADADFIGDPSQHTGLYGFDEIDALNLLMVPGVTTVPVINAGIAYAEGRKDLLFMADTPMHLEPLEAVDFRKGQGMYSHAAFNSSYAALYYPWLEISDPVNSRKKLVPPCGAVAGCIARSDQKTNVWNAPAGIDRGRIFNTLSLAYKTSRGERDVLYPEGVNVIAVFPDTGINIWGQKTLQSQPSAVDRINVRRLMMFMEEAISESSRFVVFEPNHPQTWRALGRLINPFLQDIKDKGGLYDFAFQCDEETNTPAVIDRNEMVARVFVKPTKTAEFIELNFILTSTGADFKEII
- a CDS encoding T4 family baseplate hub assembly chaperone gives rise to the protein MYSFELPSGTELELREMTGAEEELLTNQRLIRSGEAINQVLRNCFVRLGEKTDPDLSEVMNLLSGDRLFALVRLRQISLGDEVELELSCPNSACRMTNFVTINLEDLKVTPYGEEREFAFKLPGSKKNVRFGYLDGHKEKRLASLREPNITSAMLIRVLDIDGKAPSKKSLAEMSMRDRNALRQEMSRVDAGIDTSVETECDGCGTKIRTRLEAEPAFLFPGVRL